The window TGCAATTTATGACCTTTTTAGATCCAGACGACGAAAATCTACCCTCTGGAATCACAATATTTGCAGATGAGGAAAAGAAGGAAGAAACAGAGGAAGGGGAAATTCTTGATAAAAGCTTCCCTAATCCGCCTAGGAAGATGAGTGTTGATTTTCCTGGTGTAAATGCGCCAATACCTGAACATGCTGATGAAAGACGTTGGGCGCCTGGATCTTCGAGTTCGAGTCTTTCAAGAAGCCATTCACACAATCGATATAACCATACACCAGACCCTATCAACAGAGGGCATTATCATGAGCGACGTTGGTCTAGGGATTTTGAAGATGATGGACCTCCTGGTTGCGATCCTGGAACTAGCCCCTCCTTGTCAGGCTATTCTTACAGATATGGGGCGTATGACTCGCATTATTCATCTATTAGCCCAAGGGATAGTGCTTCAATGCCAAGAAGCCCTAGTTTTGGAAGATCCTTGTCAGATAGAGGTAGAAGAAGCCCACTTGTCAATGATGGTAGTACAAACCACAGTTTCCATGGTTTGTACTACACATCTCCTAGATAGACTTTCTAGACAATCTGATAAAGTGGAGGATCTAACCTCAGATTCAGCATTCTCTTTGCCATTGCAAATACGATTTTCCCATTCGAAGACTAATGGCATGTTTTGAATCTGCATTCCGATTCAAGAAAGTGAAATGTTGTACATAAGCTAGATCTGAATGAGATTTGTTGGATATGTGAGTTAACAAATTTTTGTAGGAGTTCAGTAAGCCGGTAACTCCTGATCTTTGATGTGTATTGTAAAATAGTGGTAGCTTGATTGAAGTCGACAAATCCTGCAGTCTCGTAATGATCCAGTGGTATGTCTTTTACTGTGCAGCCTGCTTGGTTAACTACTATTTAGTTGTAATTTTTGCAGTTTAGGAGGTTCACAATTGTTTAATATTGCAGTACATAAAACTGGCTTATACATCAGGGGTAACACCGCTGAACTTTATTGAATCTCCCGGAAGTAACAGAAAAGATACTGCTCGTATAAACTCTATCAATTTTGTTCTCAATGCATGTGTTTTATCATTAATTTTCTTAACGTAGGAAGAACACAAAAGATATTTCTAATAAACTTGTTGAGTGTTCGAATCCCTATTGATAGATTCATGAGGTTCCTAATAGCACCAATAAAAGGAGACAGAGAACGAGCATATAGGCATATTTTGAATTTGACTCCCGACTTGAAGGTGTAGAAAGTTGGAACATATCTAATCAGTTTAAGCTTTCCTTACCCTTATCTTTTGAAGGTAGAAGCTTTTCTAATTAAGCTTTCCTTTTTCCGTTTTGGGAAATCTCAAGGTGACGAAAGGCGTTAACATCAATCTCAGTTGATTACTTGGTTATGTCTATTAAGTATTCCAAGTTTGTAGCTTGATTGCAATATGTAGCTAATGTGGCTGCAGGAAAGGTGGTATGATAACCATTGACTCGTCTCATATTCAGTTCTTCTGTCTGTAAGTGGCAATAAAGCAGATACAATGAAACAATCAAGTCATTTTAGCAATGTTTCAATAACATTAAGTACCGGAAGTCTAGTGTTACAATGGTTAAGTCGTGATACCACGATATTATGGACACTACGATTGTTAAACAATATGCAAGCACCTGACATCCTAATCACATGCATTAAAAGCCTACCACAACAATCCCGATCTGAACCGACTTCTGTTTTAACTTCATTTCCAGAAGAATACACACACCACTAGACAAACTCTAAAAGCATGAAACTATACTAAAAGTAGCAAAACAAATGGAATAGTTGTCAATATGCCTAGAAAAATTCCCTCAAGCATGCAACCAAAGCGGCACTGTCATTTTGGCCTTCACTATGTGGTGATGAAAGTCCAAATCTTCTTCCCTATAGAGACTTCACCGGGATGTTGAACCTCTTCCTCCTCGTTGCCCTCGTTATCTTCTTCGTTCTTACCATCATCATCCTCATCCTGTTCACCTTTGTGTTCCTCATCGTATACACTGTAACCTGACGGCCCTTCTGGTGTTCCATTCACTTCTTCACTCAATCCCGTATCATCTACCAATTCGTTAGCTATATCAGCACTGTCTGCTGCACCCTTCAACTGCCAGACAAATAATAGCAAAACTTAAGAAAGTTTAATTTAGAGACATGTTATGGATGGATTAGTAATGTTGCGACTTTAGTGCAGAGATTAGTAGTGCCAAAGACTACTGATTTCTTGTAGGATGTTAGGTTTGATATGTTACAAATTAGTGCGCAATGTGTAATTTAAAATGTGCTtactttttaagtaaaataaaagtTAGTTTACTATTATGTATTGCCATCTCAGCGTGTGTAATCCATTTATTATTAATATCCGGATTCTTATTTCACATTCTATCccacataaaataatacatagatTTCCACATAACTTATGCAAGCATTATTTGCTACGAAAACAGAAGTAGCAAGCAAACATTTTATAATATAATGCTGTATTTTATTGGAGATTGAATCTCTTCCTACACCAACCAAAGGACCCCTCGCTGAAACAGTTGTAGCCAGAAAAATGTATTTGAATATTTCATTCGAGTAAAAGATCCAGTTTAGTAATTTCATACACCTGTGCTGTTGTGGGTTAATATCCAGGGGAAAGAGGTGCCGGGGAACAAAATGAAGTATGATATACATACATAGCATACATGCAGATGGAATGCagtaaattaaacaaaaatagtAGGGGTGAGATAATGGACATTTGTACATCAGACGGGGCAGGAGAATAGAGTGTATACTTACAGGGCTATCGGCTACAGTGGGAAGACCCGCACCCGAGTTTCTGAGTTCTCCATTATCTCCACTGCTGACCTCTGCAGGAGCTGCTGGCGCAGCATTGGAATCCCAATTTTCTTCCTGAGATTTTGAGACCAGCTCTGGCAAAGATCCATTAGCCGTAGCTGCAGCCACACTGATGATAAAAATGTAAGTCAAAACACCATTAGCTGTCAAACAACACCTTCACCAGCTCCCATAGAGAGCGAGGAAGGTGGGGAAGGAGCAACTGAGACGAAAAATCTACCACGAAAAGAGAAGCAGTTAGAGAGTTGGTCATCTCCTTCCAAAGAGTTTCATGAGACCTAAAATCTTTTATCGGAATCAGTTGACCGACAGACCACCCGATTGTCTCTCAAGCACGAGGATGATGGTGATCAATCTTGTTCCTAGTCCCTCTGAGAAGACACCATTAAACAAGACATTGGTACAAGATTGAAGATCCCAATAAGGCCAGTACCACTTGATACCAGGTGATCAATCTTGTTCCTAGTCCCTCTGAGAAGACACCATTAAACAAGACTTTGGTACAAGATTGAAGATCCCAATAAGGCCAGTACCACTTGATACCAGGTGATAACAGGACTAACGACTATGAAGTACCTATTACTAAATTTTGAAATCTCTTTGGTATTGGTCTGCATACACCCAAGCAAACCGGGGTTGGTCTGCATGTTCTACTTAATTTCATTAAATTGAGTTTACAGAAATAAATAGGTCATAAAAAGAAAGCATTCAAATTTCACAACCTCTTCCTTCCAGTAAAACAAACCTCTTTAGAGCTCTAGTAAACTATATCAAGCTGTCTGCTGTCCGGAGTACATGATTAGCTAAATTCttcattcaaaacctaaaactTTTACTAAAGAGAAGAAAAAGTTCAGGGAAAGAGAATTTTTAGGGTACTGATAGCATCACCCTAACCTAAGACCAATGTCCATGACATGGAAGTCGTCACTCTTGAAGTACAAGGACGAGGATGGAACTGTGAATGAGTAATTTCAATTCCACATCTCGTTTCGGAACAGTGCATCCAAACTTAAGCATTCAACTGTCATTCATAGTCCTTAAGAACCCAATATTTCTAAATGTCCACAAGCGACCTTATCCAAGAGACTTAAGGACCTCAGAAGTGAATCGGTTTGACTTCCATTAGCCATGGAAGTACCACAGTACCCACAGCTTTGAGGTTAACAACCTTCCTGAAAATATAGAGGACAAGCTTAAGCATTTCAGTTTTCCCCATTAATTCTTGGCTTTTACCACCTATTGGTTGCGGCAGTGAAGGAGGGAGGGAAGGCGAGGTTCGTTTCTCTTCTCCAGAAACATGCCCTTCTAGATGTTTCTTAAATTTCTTTTTGCATGTCaggttctctttttttttttttttttttttgtggggggggggggggggggagtggtCTTCTCTAACATTGTATTTAACATTTAAAGACAGATCTTGTTTATAGTCTTTGCATTACAGTTCAATTTATCTTATGCAATACAACAAAATTCAGAAATCAAAAACCATAAAAGGGATTTACCTTTTGGGACGGCGGAGATTATATCTTCTTTCACCAAGAACCTGCACAGACGGGGCAGCCCTTTGTCTCCTCTTCCTCCGACCGCCAGCCGTCACACTATCTGACTGTCCATCACTATGATTTCCATCAAATTCACTTGCCGTTCCCTGTGATGTATGGGTGCGAGTACGCTTTCTGGTGTTACTTGGCGCTCCACCCAAAAGACTAGATTCTTTCTGGCTCTCGTCATTTATATTAATTGAGCTCTCCAAACCTCCATTCACGTGCGTATTCTCAGTCTCCTTAAGATTTTTTCCAAGGATTGCTTTTGCACTTGCAGCTTTTGCCTTTGTTGAACCTGTCTTAGTATTTTTACCACGCCCTTTCCTGACAGGTCTGCGCTGGCCAGCATTCACGTCGGAATGCTGAGAGTCTTCGCGAATATCATGGCCAGCTTCCACCTCTCTAATGCTGTTATCACTTTGATGTCTCTGGTCATCACACGTGTCATTGATGGAAACAGCCAGATCTGGTTGATCATCGTTTTTCGATAGTCCATCAGGTAATTCACCAACCGATTTCTCTGCCAGAGAAGATCCACCAATGAGACCTTGAGATGCAGGATGCTCAATCTTCTTACCTGGTGAGAATATGAGAAGCTTTGATGTACATTTTCGAAGCCAGGACATGGTTCCAGCAGAAGCAGTAGATCCTGAATTAAGAACACCAGGGGACAACTCGTTGTTAGCACTTCCAGGTGAGCCCTGGAGACCATCCTTTAGATATTCCTGTGCCACACTTCGCAAGGGAGGGGCCTCGAAATTCTCCACATCATGTAGAGCTTGAAGGCCAGAAAGCTCAAATAGCCGAATTCCCTCTCCACATGAGCTGCAACTCCCCAGATTTTTGACAAAAGCAATGAACCTCTCTCTTTCCTTTGCAAAAGCTGCCCTTTGATCCTTCAACTTCCTGCTTAAACCATCGAGCACATCGATATCTTTTTTCATCTCTAACTGTTGTTCTTCGAGATGCATCTTGTTTGCAgaaatttcctttttttctttttccagccGAACTCTTTCTGACTTCATCTCTTCCATTTCCTTACGGGCAACTTCCCTTAAATAGTTAACATTGCTGAGTTCCCTCTGCCTCTCTTCCTCAAAGAGTTTCTCCCGCTCATGCAGCGCGGACTCCATTTCCTCCTGCTTCCGCAGCATTTCACTCTCAAGTTCTCGTTTTTGTCTTTCAAAATCATGAAGCATTTGCATTTTCTCACTTTGAGTTTTCTCAGCTAATACTGACCTCTCATGATCCATAGTTGCCGCAAATGTCTCTTGTGCCACTTTAAGGGCTTCCAACTCTCTCTGAACATAATTTTCTGTTTCCAGCTTCTCCTTGTTCAACCTTTCCTCCTCAGTGTGCTGCAGTTTTTCAAAATTCCTTTTCAATTCATTAACTTCCTTCAACTCCTTCTCGATCATAGATCTTTTCTCATCCAGCTCTTCCCATTCTTTCTCAAATCTCTCTTTTTCCTGCTTTAAATCCTCAGCTTCCTTCAGAAGAGTTTCTCGTAAAAGTCTACAATTGTCTGTCTCCTGCTTCAGTTCTGAAAGAAGGCGAGCATGTTCCATTTTCTCATCTTCTGTTACTTTAAGCTGTTCCATGTCCTCATTGATCTTGATCTGTTGTTTTTCAAGTTCAGCTCTTTCATTCTCAAGCTCAGCCTTTAAAGCCAGTAAACTCTCCTTTTCAGTAAATATCTGCTTCTTTTCAGTTTCCAATTCTTTCTCATCAGTTTTCAGAGACTTCTCTCTTCCCTTCAATGCTTTCAGCTTCAATTCAAGATCCTTCtccttctctttcattttgtCATTTCTCTTTTCAAGTGCCTGTTCTCGTTTTTTGAGTTTCTCTTCAATGTGATTAACTTCAGCTTCCTTCTTCTCCAGTTCAATCACCTTGCTTTTCAGTTCCTCATCTAGTGATGTCCGCCTCTGCCTCATTTCCAATTCAAACTCCTCTTCTTTTGATTGCAGGATAGCTCGGTGTTCATCCATTAACTTTTGTATCTCCTCCTGTTAATTTCCAATCACAAGGATAAGTATAAAGTAAGTACGATAGTCCTATCGTTAATTGAAATACTTGACAGCTCTTTTTCAAGTTTATTTCTTCCTCGGAAACAAAAAAGACTTTAAAGGGACAATAGGAGCAGCAAAACAGATAACTGACAACCAGAGATAATGAGAGGCAGAGAAATTTTTAGAAGAGTACTCCAGATATTTTTTTTGACAACCGAGGACTCGGTGGATAATGTACCCACCcatctacccttctccacttacaTTCCAGGCTATCTGTGTCACGATTCAAACTCGTGACATGCACCTAACCCACACATCACGCACTGTGCACTTACTACTAGACCAAGGCCCTGGGGCAAGAGTACTCCAAATACTGGAAGGGGTATAAATAAGAAAATTTCAAATAAGAGTAAGTGAAGATAATGTGGCCTAATCTTGTAGAAAAAGTACTGTAGAGAAATTGACTCGAGGGAGGAGGGACTGTCCTCATAAATATCAATCACGCATACAGAATAATAAATTACTAATAAATGCAGGTACTCACTCTCTCTTTTGCATTTAGCTTTTCCTGTAGTTCATctaattctttctcttttatCTCCAGGCTCTTTTTCACATCCTCAAGTTCCTGCATCAATTGGAGAACTAGTAAACATAAAGATCAAAATACAAATTAGCTACTCTATTGGAGAAATCCAAGGAAACTTGCCTTCTCCTTATGAGCAACGCTAGTTAGTCGGCTGCTCATATCATCTTCTTTCTTCCTCAAAACTGAGTTAGCTATGTCAATTTTCCTCGACTCATTTTCAAGGTCATTCTGCTTCTGCATCAAAACGCTATCATTCTCATTTGCTCGTTGCTCTCTTTGGTTTAGCAATGTTCGAGCATCAGCCAGCCTCTCCTCTCCTTCCTTTAGTTTTCTTTCCCATTCTCGCAACTCTTCTCTTTGTTTAGATAGAGCACTCTCATGAGCTTCACGCCTGAgataacaagaaaaaaaaaacactgtTACTGTCAATGGATGCTGTCGCATCACTTTCATCATTCAAAACTGCAGACATCAAAACTACGAAGTGGCATAGAGAAATGAGGGAAAATAATAGTGTTCGAAGGAACATACTCGGTATTGAAAGAGGACCGTTCTCTTCTAAGTGCATTTTCTTGAGCCTCAATATCACATAGTTTTCTCTCAACTTCTGAACTTTTTCTGTTCACCTCAGCGATCTTGGCATCAGCTGCACGCAATTTCAATTCTAGTTGTAGTGAATTCTCTTCAACACTAGTAGCCAATGCAGTTGCCTCTTTTAATTTTGAATCAGCTGTATATTTAGTCTCTGCATACTCCGATCGCATCTCACGCAATTCCTTCTCTAGCTGCACCAACCAACACGATTAGAAGATATTAAAAGGCAATACACTGGGTTAGTATCATCATAAAACTGAACAAGAGTGCCAAGAACCTTCACTTTAAGAAGCACATGTAAAACCTCGCCAGAAAATTTGTTACAAAGTTGAAATTTACAGGACACATTCCTAAAGGGGATCCAGATCGATATTCATACAGGAGAATCGAGCAAGTTCACAACATAAAAGGCATGGAGATCAAGAAAATTACCTCCTAGTGCCTTCTATAACTTGGAATTTTAGATGTTTTAGATCCTCTTTAataattacatgactaaaaatCAATTGCGTCATACCAGAGGTCAAGGTAAATGTTCATATGACAGATTTGCACTACATGGAAGTATTCCAGATAAACATGTGTAGCCCTCGAACATTTgcagattttttttaattagtgAATGGAAGAAAAAGTTAACTCATGTTTTACCCATATGGAGCAGAAGGCTAAGTCTGGTATTCTAGCACATATGCAGAGTTTGTCTGCTCGGTAGTTAACATACTGCATGGTCATAACTGGTTCATATGCTATAAATCGTTATATTAATCCGTGACAACAAACACTGGTGATGTTCTAAAAGCACATGAGATGGAATGTACTGCTGCCTAAAGGAAAAGAGACGGAGATAATTTTTCTACTATTATTTTACCAATCAGGAGTCTACAACTAAGCTGGCATTACTTCCAAGGCTTTCAAGGCAAAGCTAACAAACATTATTGTCTCCTAGCAACAGACACCAGTTTTTAAATTAGTTCTTTCTGATAGTAATTAATCATGTTAGCTTGCTAATCATACATTTCGCGAAAGAAAAATGGATCAGAAAAACATGGTAGCCTAATGAAGAAGTAGAAGTGTACCTCAAGCACACATTGCTTCTCAACACCCAATGCATTCCTCAAATTCTCCTCCCGTTTCTCCACTTCAGATAGAGTAATTGAGTAAGTGTTTTGTTCTCTTCTATAATCCTCCTTTGCTTTATCTAAGGCTTGCTTAATTTCTTCATACTTAGAAGACCACTCCTTTTTCTCAATCAAGAGAAGGCCCATATTGTATTGATAGTCCAAGAGCTACAGAAAAAATGAAGCAGTCCAACAAAATCCTTGTTAACTCACTTGAAACTCAAGAGAAGTAACTCCTCTGGCACAGCAGATATATACTGAAAAACATTAACATATACATCAAGCATAGAAGCAGCAAGTGCTAGCACATTTTATCCTTTATCACTGGCAAGATCACACCGCCCCCCCTCCCTTCTATCGATGCGCGGGGAAATTAGGTTGGGCTAAACCATTCATTGCAAATACAACTTACATGAATTTTCTATATGCAAAAGCATGATACCTTCACTGTtccttgagccgagagtctatcagaaatagcctctctaccttcacagggtaggggtaaggtttacATTGGGTTTCGTGTTGTTTAAAAGCTAATAATAGATAGATGAACTCATAAACAGCATAAGATGTCTTACTGTTACCTAAACTGAGATGTCAAAACAGTATCCACAAGTTAGATTTCACAACATCAGCTCCACTTGCAAGAAACGAGTTCAAAATTGTCATCCGtttaatattgaaaaaaaaaatcctctGTGGGCTTCTGACCCAACTCCAGTTGTCCCTAAAATTGCACAAACTACTTTCTACCCTAGCATATACTTAATAAACAAACAGAACCCAAATTCTTGCAAGATCCATGTACAAAGCACAAAATATAATTCTTCATAATTTATAATACCAAGCAAAATACAACTATTCCTTCATGAGGAACTAAACAAATAACAAACCTCTTTCTTCTTACATAGTCTAAACCCAAGAAAACTAAAGTACCAAAGAGCAAAACAGCCATAttcaataaataattaaaaaaactatAAAATACAAGTGGGGTTAGTAGATTAACCTCATTTTCAAGATTTGAGAGCTTCTCAAGAATCAGTTGTTTGTCCATAGTATCATCACAATCTTGGCTTAAGAAAACACCCTTTTGTGCAGAACCCATAAAGCCAACATCTTTACCCTTTGAAACTGCCCTATTTGCCGGATCGGTTCTTGGTGTCAAAGTCCAGCCGGAGAAAATCTTTCTCGGCGGAGTAGACATTTGGAAAATTACCCAAAAGGGACTCTTTCGTTTTCTCAAAAATTGGCAAAATTACAGATCAAAGATTTGAACtttatgaaaaagaagaagaaaaaattagtGGGTTTCACGATAAGGAAATAAAAAAGCAGAAAAATATAAGGGAATTTTTGAAAACCCTCGCCGGAGTTCTTGAACTACCTACCCCCTTATGAAATCTTTATCGTAACCCAACTTCtcagttttgtttgttttaattttaatttatttactGTTTGAAGTCCAGCAGCCAATTCTTTTCTGTGCAGTT is drawn from Nicotiana tabacum cultivar K326 chromosome 22, ASM71507v2, whole genome shotgun sequence and contains these coding sequences:
- the LOC107778685 gene encoding nuclear matrix constituent protein 1; amino-acid sequence: MSTPPRKIFSGWTLTPRTDPANRAVSKGKDVGFMGSAQKGVFLSQDCDDTMDKQLILEKLSNLENELLDYQYNMGLLLIEKKEWSSKYEEIKQALDKAKEDYRREQNTYSITLSEVEKREENLRNALGVEKQCVLELEKELREMRSEYAETKYTADSKLKEATALATSVEENSLQLELKLRAADAKIAEVNRKSSEVERKLCDIEAQENALRRERSSFNTEREAHESALSKQREELREWERKLKEGEERLADARTLLNQREQRANENDSVLMQKQNDLENESRKIDIANSVLRKKEDDMSSRLTSVAHKEKELEDVKKSLEIKEKELDELQEKLNAKEREEIQKLMDEHRAILQSKEEEFELEMRQRRTSLDEELKSKVIELEKKEAEVNHIEEKLKKREQALEKRNDKMKEKEKDLELKLKALKGREKSLKTDEKELETEKKQIFTEKESLLALKAELENERAELEKQQIKINEDMEQLKVTEDEKMEHARLLSELKQETDNCRLLRETLLKEAEDLKQEKERFEKEWEELDEKRSMIEKELKEVNELKRNFEKLQHTEEERLNKEKLETENYVQRELEALKVAQETFAATMDHERSVLAEKTQSEKMQMLHDFERQKRELESEMLRKQEEMESALHEREKLFEEERQRELSNVNYLREVARKEMEEMKSERVRLEKEKKEISANKMHLEEQQLEMKKDIDVLDGLSRKLKDQRAAFAKERERFIAFVKNLGSCSSCGEGIRLFELSGLQALHDVENFEAPPLRSVAQEYLKDGLQGSPGSANNELSPGVLNSGSTASAGTMSWLRKCTSKLLIFSPGKKIEHPASQGLIGGSSLAEKSVGELPDGLSKNDDQPDLAVSINDTCDDQRHQSDNSIREVEAGHDIREDSQHSDVNAGQRRPVRKGRGKNTKTGSTKAKAASAKAILGKNLKETENTHVNGGLESSININDESQKESSLLGGAPSNTRKRTRTHTSQGTASEFDGNHSDGQSDSVTAGGRRKRRQRAAPSVQVLGERRYNLRRPKSVAAATANGSLPELVSKSQEENWDSNAAPAAPAEVSSGDNGELRNSGAGLPTVADSPLKGAADSADIANELVDDTGLSEEVNGTPEGPSGYSVYDEEHKGEQDEDDDGKNEEDNEGNEEEEVQHPGEVSIGKKIWTFITT